Proteins encoded by one window of Arachis ipaensis cultivar K30076 chromosome B04, Araip1.1, whole genome shotgun sequence:
- the LOC107637265 gene encoding receptor-like protein 12 produces MTVTKSLMPEFSGTDLGDNHSTTTHHHECHQHESNALLNFKHSFFISKSASHNPSSYPKTLSWSPSTDCCSWDGIQCDELTGHVISIDLSSSLLYGSMDPNSTLFSLVHLQSLDLSDNDFNHSQIPARIGDLSQLRHLNLSQFHETTLSGEVPTQISHLSNLLSLDLRIYIDQLDYPLINRLQLEESTLRSLIQNSTRLEQLRLNFVTISSSLPHTLTNLTSLQKLSFRDCELYGVFPVGIFYLPNLTSLNFAENQNLQGTLPASIGNLTNLAYLALQDNSFHGEIPQSLFRLENLEHLYLGYNFFEGRLALDMFLKLKMLNALDLSLNKLSLFSQNRDVNVTILPPIQLLGLGWCNLAGEVPTWIMNLTTLSFLDLSRNNLQGEIPYFFFRLENLSVLDLSHNILEGQIELNMLSKLQKLTFLGLGGGNKLSFVEGKNTSNVTFPPQIQSLDLESCNLVHFPNFIQHLQELTDLFIPLNSIKTIPSWIWNKTTLQSLDISNNLLIGEISPLICNLQSLRYLRLSSNYLVGMIPSCLGSFSQSLQYLSLAGNKLTGDIPQTYVKGNALQWIDFSSNKLYGQLPRALVNCRMLEFLDVRHNHFNDSFPFWLGSLPQLKVVSLRDNQFHGAIMCPLVIKPSKSFI; encoded by the exons ATGACAGTGACCAAGTCGCTTATGCCAGAGTTCAGTGGGACTGACTTGGGTGAT AATCATTCAACTACTACTCATCATCATGAGTGCCATCAACATGAAAGCAATGCCTTGCTGAACTTTAAGCATAGCTTCTTCATAAGTAAGTCTGCTTCTCACAATCCTTCCAGTTATCCTAAAACTCTTTCTTGGAGTCCTTCCACAGATTGCTGCTCCTGGGATGGCATTCAATGCGATGAGCTCACAGGTCATGTCATTTCCATTGATCTTAGTAGCAGCCTGCTCTATGGTTCCATGGATCCCAATAGCACCCTTTTCTCACTTGTGCATCTTCAAAGCCTTGATCTTTCAGACAATGACTTCAATCACTCGCAAATTCCAGCCAGGATAGGTGACTTGTCACAACTGAGGCATTTGAATCTTTCTCAATTTCATGAAACCACATTGTCAGGTGAAGTCCCAACTCAAATTTCCCATTTGTCCAACTTGTTGTCCCTTGATCTTCGCATCTATATTGACCAGCTTGATTATCCATTAATCAACCGTTTACAACTCGAGGAATCCACTCTGCGAAGCTTAATTCAAAACTCAACAAGACTTGAACAACTTCGCCTTAATTTTGTCACCATTTCATCATCTTTACCTCACACGCTCACAAACCTTACATCTCTGCAAAAGCTCTCTTTTCGAGACTGTGAACTATATGGTGTGTTTCCAGTTGGAATATTCTATCTCCCAAACTTAACTTCTTTGAATTTTGCGGAAAACCAAAATCTGCAGGGCACATTACCTGCATCCATTGGAAACCTGACCAATTTAGCTTACTTGGCTCTTCAAGATAATAGCTTTCATGGTGAAATCCCGCAGTCTCTCTTTAGACTCGAAAATCTTGAACATTTGTATCTGGGGTATAATTTCTTTGAAGGCCGCCTAGCACTTGACATGTTTTTGAAGCTAAAGATGCTTAATGCTCTTGACTTGTCTTTGAACAAGTTGTCCTTGTTCTCACAAAACAGGGATGTCAATGTGACAATCCTTCCTCCAATTCAATTGTTAGGATTGGGTTGGTGCAATTTAGCTGGGGAAGTTCCAACTTGGATAATGAATCTAACCACTTTAAGTTTCTTGGATCTTTCTCGAAATAATCTTCAAGGTGAAattccatatttcttcttcagGTTAGAAAATCTTTCAGTTCTCGATCTATCTCATAATATATTGGAAGGACAGATCGAGCTTAACATGCTTTCAAAGCTCCAAAAGCTTACTTTTCTTGGTTTAGGCGGAGGCAACAAATTGTCTTTTGTTGAAGGGAAGAACACTTCCAACGTAACATTTCCTCCTCAAATTCAATCATTGGATTTAGAGTCATGCAACTTAGttcattttcccaattttataCAGCACTTGCAAGAGTTGACTGATCTTTTCATACCACTGAATAGCATAAAGACTATACCGAGTTGGATATGGAATAAAACAACTCTTCAGAGTTTGGATATTTCCAACAACCTGTTAATAGGAGAAATATCCCCCTTGATATGCAATCTACAATCCCTTAGATATCTTCGTTTATCTTCCAACTACCTAGTTGGCATGATTCCATCATGTTTGGGAAGCTTTAGTCAATCTCTTCAATATTTGTCGCTCGCAGGAAACAAACTGACTGGGGATATTCCTCAAACTTATGTGAAAGGAAATGCCCTTCAGTGGATTGATTTTAGTTCTAACAAGTTGTATGGTCAATTACCAAGAGCACTTGTCAATTGCAGAATGCTAGAGTTTCTTGATGTGAGACATAACCATTTCAATGACTCATTTCCTTTCTGGTTAGGATCTCTTCCTCAGTTAAAGGTTGTTTCTTTACGTGATAATCAATTTCACGGAGCTATAATGTGTCCATTGGTAATAAAACCGAGCAAATCTTTTATTTAG